The following coding sequences lie in one Listeria ivanovii subsp. londoniensis genomic window:
- a CDS encoding ABC transporter ATP-binding protein: protein METVLKAHKVRKVYGSKGNLFSALGSISFEIQKGSFVGVMGPSGAGKSTLLNVLSSIDKPTSGEIEIGGKKLSKMKAKELAVFRRDQLGFIFQDYNLLDTMTVKDNIVLPLALSHVKQKEIDERFELVARQFGIYEQRNKYPNDISGGQKQRTAVCRAMITEPTLIFADEPTGALDSKSATNLLEGLSHAKEVRDSTIMMVTHDAFAASYCERIMFIKDGEIFTEIYRGSNSRKQFFQKVLDVLALLGGDENDVI, encoded by the coding sequence ATGGAGACAGTACTAAAAGCGCACAAAGTTAGAAAAGTATATGGTTCAAAAGGAAATTTGTTTTCTGCGCTAGGAAGTATCAGTTTTGAAATACAAAAAGGGTCCTTTGTCGGGGTAATGGGGCCATCCGGTGCAGGGAAATCAACTTTACTTAATGTTTTATCCTCCATAGATAAACCTACTTCTGGTGAAATTGAAATCGGCGGAAAAAAACTTTCAAAAATGAAAGCAAAAGAACTGGCTGTTTTTAGAAGAGATCAGTTAGGATTTATTTTCCAAGATTATAATTTATTAGATACAATGACGGTAAAAGATAATATCGTTTTACCGCTTGCTTTATCCCATGTGAAACAAAAAGAAATAGATGAACGATTTGAACTGGTTGCTCGCCAGTTTGGAATTTATGAGCAACGAAATAAGTATCCTAATGATATTTCTGGTGGACAAAAGCAACGAACAGCAGTTTGCAGAGCAATGATAACCGAACCAACACTTATTTTTGCTGATGAGCCAACTGGAGCACTTGATTCCAAATCGGCAACTAATCTACTAGAAGGATTGTCTCATGCAAAAGAGGTACGCGATTCGACTATCATGATGGTTACACATGATGCATTTGCTGCCAGTTATTGTGAACGAATTATGTTTATTAAAGATGGAGAGATTTTTACGGAAATTTATCGCGGATCTAATTCGAGAAAGCAATTTTTCCAAAAAGTGTTAGATGTTTTAGCACTTCTTGGGGGGGATGAAAATGATGTTATTTAA
- a CDS encoding carbon-nitrogen hydrolase family protein yields the protein MPMLKIALVQKKAVPNQKAVNLKLALQHIKEAANQGADLVLFPEMWSNGYAAPFDEAFDKPLHPEFTDERTNWLDNGVEPNSEYVMALKKHAKEYQVGICATYLSKTAEKRQNTAIMIDRNGEIILDYAKVHTCDFSLECLLQHGTEFKICEFDGIKLGVMICFDREFPESARELMLNGAEIILVPNACDMNPARINQLSTRAFENMVGLAMANYPGHNWGQSCAFSPIVFDDYGNYLDNLLLQADDVSEEIYIAEFDLDAIREFRKAEVWGNAYRKPEAYKTLVNQKVNEPFIRNDGK from the coding sequence TTGCCTATGTTAAAAATTGCCTTAGTACAGAAAAAAGCGGTACCTAATCAAAAAGCAGTCAACTTAAAATTAGCTTTACAACATATAAAGGAAGCGGCGAATCAAGGCGCAGATTTAGTCCTTTTTCCAGAAATGTGGTCGAATGGTTATGCAGCTCCTTTTGATGAGGCGTTTGATAAGCCACTCCATCCCGAATTTACAGACGAACGCACTAATTGGTTAGATAATGGTGTAGAACCTAACAGCGAGTATGTAATGGCGCTTAAAAAGCATGCAAAAGAGTATCAGGTTGGTATTTGTGCCACTTATTTATCAAAAACAGCTGAAAAACGACAAAATACTGCGATAATGATTGACCGAAATGGTGAGATTATTTTAGACTATGCTAAAGTGCATACATGTGATTTTTCATTAGAATGTTTATTACAGCATGGAACGGAATTTAAAATCTGTGAATTTGACGGAATTAAACTAGGTGTAATGATTTGTTTTGATCGCGAATTTCCTGAAAGTGCGAGGGAGCTTATGTTGAATGGTGCCGAGATTATTCTTGTTCCTAACGCATGTGATATGAACCCAGCTCGCATCAATCAACTTAGCACAAGAGCTTTTGAAAATATGGTGGGACTTGCCATGGCTAATTATCCTGGACACAATTGGGGGCAGTCATGTGCTTTTTCTCCAATAGTTTTTGATGATTATGGTAATTATCTGGATAACTTGCTCCTTCAAGCGGATGACGTTTCAGAAGAAATTTATATCGCTGAATTTGATTTAGATGCGATAAGGGAATTCCGAAAGGCAGAAGTTTGGGGAAATGCTTACCGAAAACCTGAGGCCTATAAAACTTTAGTTAACCAAAAAGTAAATGAACCATTTATACGAAATGATGGAAAGTAG
- a CDS encoding shikimate kinase — protein MCELKKEENIIDQVILIGFMGAGKTTVGNILAKLADLPYIDIDEVITHEQGMSVSDIFAKYGEKEFRRLEHEKLKELANTKAVIATGGGIVLNPENRKVLKNTYPVIYLETNPEVFMNRLKGDTTRPLVQQKTPEEIRAIFEPRMKHYETSADFIVNTDNRNQQEVARAILAMLDK, from the coding sequence ATGTGCGAACTGAAAAAGGAGGAGAACATCATCGATCAAGTTATCTTAATTGGCTTCATGGGGGCTGGAAAAACAACTGTTGGTAATATACTCGCAAAACTAGCTGATTTACCTTATATCGATATTGACGAGGTTATTACTCACGAACAAGGAATGAGTGTATCTGATATTTTTGCCAAATATGGTGAAAAAGAATTTCGTCGTTTAGAACACGAAAAATTAAAAGAACTAGCTAATACGAAAGCCGTGATTGCAACAGGCGGTGGTATCGTTCTAAATCCTGAAAATAGAAAAGTACTGAAAAATACATACCCTGTTATTTATTTAGAGACAAATCCAGAAGTATTTATGAACCGGCTTAAGGGCGATACAACGCGCCCACTTGTTCAACAAAAAACGCCTGAAGAAATTCGCGCAATTTTTGAACCGCGAATGAAGCATTACGAAACTTCTGCAGATTTTATTGTTAATACCGACAATCGCAACCAGCAGGAAGTAGCAAGAGCGATTCTTGCTATGCTAGATAAATAA
- a CDS encoding ABC transporter permease, whose amino-acid sequence MLFKVALTNMRKNFTQFIVYFVSLIVCVLVFFTFVSLSYNPLIDKVFTRWELFGPAMFSTASLILILFIFFFIFYSNSFFLKRRKREIGLYSLLGLRKSQIALVLFYENAMMYMLATFFGILLGIFFSKMFAMVLFWIVGLAIDAEFMITFPAITDTIMVFLAIMLFTSVYASFIVLRYNLSQLFKNDDKEEKVAKGSLLLMVVGIALIGFGYYLATSDVEESSIWLKYDFFDLILLILGAVILGTWLTVRFGTPYVIQKLYQNKHFFYNGSNMIGITSLRFRLKKNASTIAMIAVLSATTLTIIGSMSSFYVRALGNINEENPSSYQVRSMTAKNEKEIIQTINTDKNHQLKSLLKTEMVRATLEYGDIYNKNGEPREMIHPVVSESEYNRIAAKQQRNFVQPRELQYGEAILLGKNAYFARKEIQDKWLSREMTVKTDKPNAIKISPIKVIDFREFSIFNTGISYETLVVSDEYYNDIKKFSNPELVGMFNITNPSHSEELDKKVQTIVDGKPSLFSEDVSSYYTTYHMISILVGSLLFIGVFIGIVFFLATGSIIYFKLVTDAVTEKSKFDILFKLGVTENEIRKIISKQIWPIFVIPLFFGIAHSMVALWGISINLIDNIKYPVLIGTGIYMLCFGAYYMLCVNSFTKIVTADKK is encoded by the coding sequence ATGTTATTTAAGGTAGCATTAACCAATATGAGGAAGAATTTTACGCAATTTATTGTGTATTTTGTGTCGTTAATTGTTTGTGTACTAGTCTTCTTCACGTTTGTGTCTTTGTCCTATAACCCGTTGATTGATAAGGTTTTTACACGATGGGAGTTATTTGGACCAGCAATGTTTTCAACAGCAAGTCTTATTCTTATTCTGTTTATTTTCTTTTTTATTTTTTATTCGAATAGTTTTTTTCTTAAAAGGCGGAAACGCGAAATTGGTTTATATTCTCTGTTAGGGTTACGTAAATCCCAAATTGCTTTAGTGTTATTTTATGAAAATGCAATGATGTATATGTTGGCCACTTTTTTCGGCATTTTACTTGGAATCTTTTTCTCAAAAATGTTTGCAATGGTATTATTTTGGATTGTTGGACTGGCAATAGATGCGGAATTTATGATTACGTTTCCGGCTATTACTGATACAATCATGGTATTTTTGGCAATTATGTTATTTACATCTGTTTATGCTAGTTTTATCGTCTTACGCTATAATTTAAGTCAATTATTTAAAAATGATGATAAAGAAGAAAAAGTGGCAAAAGGCTCATTATTGCTCATGGTAGTTGGAATAGCGTTAATTGGCTTTGGATACTATTTAGCTACTAGCGATGTGGAAGAATCATCTATTTGGTTGAAGTATGATTTTTTTGATTTAATATTATTGATTTTGGGTGCTGTTATTTTAGGAACTTGGTTAACGGTTCGATTTGGAACGCCTTATGTAATTCAAAAACTCTATCAAAATAAGCATTTCTTTTATAATGGCTCGAATATGATTGGCATTACATCGCTTCGTTTTCGCTTGAAAAAGAATGCTAGTACTATTGCAATGATTGCCGTTCTTAGTGCCACTACTCTCACGATAATTGGTTCGATGAGTAGTTTTTATGTGAGAGCATTGGGGAATATTAATGAGGAAAATCCCTCTAGCTATCAAGTGCGCAGTATGACTGCAAAAAATGAAAAAGAAATTATTCAAACCATCAATACAGATAAAAATCATCAATTAAAGAGTTTGTTGAAAACAGAAATGGTCCGTGCAACGCTGGAATATGGAGACATTTATAATAAAAACGGAGAACCCAGAGAAATGATTCATCCAGTTGTTTCGGAATCTGAATACAACCGTATAGCTGCAAAACAGCAAAGAAACTTTGTTCAACCGAGAGAATTACAGTATGGCGAGGCAATCTTACTTGGCAAAAACGCTTATTTTGCTCGAAAAGAAATTCAAGATAAATGGTTATCTAGAGAAATGACTGTAAAAACTGATAAGCCAAATGCGATAAAAATCAGCCCGATTAAAGTGATTGATTTTCGTGAGTTTTCGATTTTTAATACCGGTATTTCTTATGAGACATTGGTGGTATCAGATGAGTACTATAATGATATAAAAAAATTTTCTAACCCTGAATTAGTAGGCATGTTTAATATAACGAACCCAAGTCACAGTGAGGAGTTAGACAAAAAAGTCCAAACAATTGTCGACGGTAAGCCTTCACTTTTTTCTGAAGATGTTTCTTCTTACTACACAACGTACCATATGATTTCCATTCTTGTGGGATCCTTGTTGTTTATCGGCGTCTTTATCGGAATCGTTTTTTTCTTAGCAACAGGAAGTATCATCTACTTTAAATTAGTAACGGATGCTGTGACAGAGAAAAGTAAGTTCGATATTTTGTTCAAACTAGGCGTTACGGAAAATGAGATAAGAAAGATTATTTCTAAACAAATTTGGCCAATTTTTGTTATTCCATTATTTTTTGGAATTGCGCATTCGATGGTCGCACTTTGGGGAATATCAATTAATTTAATTGATAATATTAAGTACCCCGTTTTGATTGGAACTGGTATTTATATGCTATGTTTTGGTGCTTATTATATGTTATGTGTCAATTCATTTACCAAAATTGTAACTGCAGATAAAAAGTAA
- a CDS encoding SDR family oxidoreductase, translating into MKILVFGGTRFFGKKLVERLVAEGHDVTIGTRGKTKDDFGDTVKHVVLNRESRDDLFQLAKENWDIIYDNICFSPREALYAVDAFKGKVKRYIFTSSLSVYSQKGRALVEEDFNPNHYEIVIGDKEDFDYGEGKRLAEAVFFQKASFPVVAVRFPIVLGMDDYTKRLHFHLEHIKNQQDIGISNGQAEIGFIYSDEAARFLEWVGVSSEISGPINASSNGTYSLNGFIKMLEGKTGQKALVEEVTDDEDDSPFGIEKTYYLNNTKATEAGFRFDDLQVWLPELVTAILKEN; encoded by the coding sequence ATGAAAATACTCGTATTCGGTGGTACACGTTTTTTTGGAAAGAAATTAGTAGAGCGCCTAGTTGCGGAAGGACATGATGTTACGATAGGTACAAGAGGGAAGACGAAAGACGATTTTGGTGATACAGTGAAACATGTTGTGCTAAATCGCGAATCTAGGGATGATTTGTTTCAATTAGCGAAGGAAAATTGGGATATTATTTACGATAATATTTGTTTCTCACCTCGGGAAGCACTTTATGCCGTGGATGCTTTTAAAGGGAAAGTAAAACGATACATATTTACCTCTTCTTTATCGGTATATAGTCAAAAAGGACGTGCCTTAGTAGAAGAAGACTTCAATCCAAATCATTATGAAATTGTTATTGGTGATAAAGAAGATTTTGATTACGGAGAAGGAAAACGTTTGGCGGAAGCTGTGTTTTTTCAAAAAGCATCTTTCCCGGTCGTAGCGGTTCGTTTTCCGATTGTACTTGGAATGGATGATTACACGAAACGACTACATTTTCATTTGGAACATATCAAGAATCAGCAAGATATTGGTATAAGTAATGGTCAGGCCGAAATTGGTTTTATATACTCAGATGAGGCTGCGCGTTTCTTAGAATGGGTGGGTGTTTCTTCAGAAATTTCTGGACCAATTAATGCTTCTTCAAATGGTACATACTCATTAAATGGTTTTATCAAAATGTTGGAAGGAAAAACAGGACAGAAAGCGCTTGTGGAAGAAGTGACCGATGATGAAGATGATTCCCCATTTGGAATTGAAAAAACCTATTATCTTAATAACACAAAAGCAACGGAGGCGGGTTTTAGATTCGACGATTTACAAGTGTGGTTACCTGAACTCGTGACAGCAATTTTAAAAGAAAATTAA
- the ade gene encoding adenine deaminase: MENLKQLQERIAVSDGRANADLVIVNGRIINVFSGEIIEGDIAIKNGYIAGIGHFPKADRVIDAAGEFIAPGFIDAHVHVESAMVTPAEFARVLLPNGVTTIVTDPHEIANVAGERGIEFMLENAEDVPLDMFVMLPSSVPATEGEHNGVTLHAEKLHPLYSHEKVIGLAEVMDFPSVAKGSADILTKIIDAKKEGGRIDGHGAGLTSADLNNYLAAGIRTDHESTSATEAIDRLRAGMFVMLREGTVGRDLLATIPAVTSKNSHRFCFCTDDKLINDLITEGSINYNIRLAIENGIEPITAIQMATINAANCHNLPYLGAVAAGYQADIVFLKDLQTVEISKVLKNGSVVVENGVRNETAFQQQKTTQFVSPKINHHLTQKELELPLEKANCYVIGMQPNSLFTEKLVEEVSIQDGLFVPSISKDLLKMAVVERHHDTGHVGVGIVQGFGLTEGAIATTVAHDSHNIVAVGVTDEAMEAAINQVTSCGGGIAVVDASGKVLHDLALPIAGLLSERSFEEVEADLAGLLKAFQQISQATGFDPFLTLSFLTLPVIPELKLTDQGLFDFAAFQIIPNEVN; encoded by the coding sequence GTGGAGAATTTAAAACAACTGCAAGAGCGTATAGCAGTAAGTGATGGACGCGCGAATGCAGATTTGGTCATTGTAAATGGACGAATTATCAATGTTTTTTCTGGAGAAATTATCGAAGGAGACATTGCTATTAAAAACGGTTATATTGCAGGAATTGGTCATTTTCCTAAAGCTGACAGAGTAATCGATGCAGCAGGAGAGTTTATCGCTCCTGGTTTCATTGATGCGCATGTCCATGTAGAAAGTGCGATGGTGACGCCAGCTGAGTTTGCCCGTGTGCTTTTACCAAATGGCGTTACAACCATTGTTACTGACCCACATGAAATTGCGAATGTGGCTGGTGAAAGAGGGATTGAATTTATGCTAGAGAATGCGGAAGATGTACCACTAGATATGTTTGTGATGCTTCCATCCTCTGTACCGGCAACAGAAGGTGAGCATAATGGTGTAACACTCCATGCAGAAAAACTTCACCCGCTTTATTCCCATGAAAAAGTAATTGGTCTTGCTGAAGTGATGGATTTTCCATCTGTAGCAAAAGGAAGTGCAGATATTTTAACGAAGATTATCGATGCTAAAAAAGAGGGAGGTCGGATTGATGGACATGGGGCAGGATTAACTAGCGCTGATTTGAACAACTATTTAGCTGCTGGTATTCGGACAGATCACGAGAGTACCAGTGCAACAGAAGCGATTGATCGGTTGCGCGCTGGCATGTTTGTGATGCTCCGCGAAGGGACAGTGGGTCGCGACTTACTTGCGACAATTCCGGCAGTGACATCAAAAAATAGCCATCGTTTCTGTTTTTGTACCGATGATAAACTAATTAATGATTTAATTACAGAAGGCTCAATTAATTATAATATCCGTCTAGCAATTGAAAATGGAATAGAGCCAATCACAGCGATTCAAATGGCGACAATCAATGCGGCAAATTGTCATAATCTACCATACTTAGGGGCAGTTGCAGCTGGATATCAAGCAGACATTGTTTTTCTAAAAGATTTACAAACGGTGGAAATATCCAAAGTATTAAAAAATGGTAGCGTAGTAGTTGAAAATGGTGTTAGAAATGAAACGGCCTTTCAGCAACAAAAAACCACACAATTTGTATCTCCAAAAATCAACCATCACTTAACACAAAAAGAGTTAGAACTTCCACTCGAAAAAGCGAATTGTTATGTCATTGGTATGCAACCAAATAGCTTGTTTACCGAAAAACTAGTAGAAGAAGTTAGCATTCAAGATGGATTATTTGTGCCATCGATTAGTAAAGACTTACTTAAAATGGCTGTAGTGGAACGACATCATGACACAGGTCACGTTGGTGTAGGTATTGTGCAAGGGTTCGGATTAACAGAAGGTGCGATTGCCACTACTGTCGCACATGATTCGCATAATATTGTTGCAGTTGGAGTAACCGATGAAGCGATGGAAGCTGCCATTAACCAGGTAACAAGTTGTGGTGGTGGTATAGCAGTAGTAGATGCTTCTGGAAAAGTACTACACGATTTAGCCTTACCAATTGCCGGGCTGTTAAGTGAGCGTTCTTTTGAAGAAGTGGAAGCGGATTTGGCAGGACTCTTAAAAGCATTTCAACAAATCAGCCAAGCGACGGGATTCGATCCATTTTTAACTTTATCATTTTTAACATTACCAGTTATTCCTGAATTAAAATTAACAGATCAAGGTTTATTCGACTTTGCAGCCTTCCAAATTATCCCGAATGAAGTAAACTAA
- the rlmD gene encoding 23S rRNA (uracil(1939)-C(5))-methyltransferase RlmD — translation MEVSLLKKNQSIEITIEDLTHDGSGVGKIDGYPLFIPNTLPGEKVTAKITKLNKSYGFARMENIEVISVDRVEPPCAVYSKCGGCSLQHLSYEGQLKFKRNQVEETMKRIGNLDVQVKETLGMENPWRYRNKSQVPVGFVNGKLTAGFYQKRSHEIIDMTTCLIHNEQGDYAVQKAREILAKYGTEPYNEKTGKGDIRHIMTRVAHTTGQLMLVLVTNKDKIPFKEDIIRDLTEQLALTSIVQNINPQKTNVIFGNRTKTLWGKDIIEDSIHGIRFAISARSFYQVNPLQTEVLYQQALEAAELTGEETVIDAYCGIGSISLCLAKKAKHVYGVEIVDQAIQDARANAALNELNNTTFETGKAEEVIPAWYKAGIIADVLVVDPPRKGCDEKLLQTILAMKPKKVVYVSCNPGTLARDMQILTEGGYEAKQVQPVDMFPMTTHIEAVTVLNVK, via the coding sequence TTGGAAGTATCCCTTTTAAAGAAGAACCAATCAATTGAAATTACTATAGAAGATCTAACGCATGATGGTAGTGGAGTCGGGAAAATTGATGGATATCCGCTCTTTATTCCTAATACGTTACCAGGAGAAAAAGTAACAGCGAAAATAACCAAATTAAATAAAAGTTACGGTTTTGCGCGAATGGAAAATATCGAAGTAATAAGTGTGGACCGAGTAGAACCACCATGTGCGGTTTATTCCAAATGTGGGGGATGTAGTTTGCAACATTTAAGTTACGAGGGCCAGCTGAAGTTTAAACGAAATCAAGTAGAAGAAACGATGAAACGAATTGGCAATCTGGATGTCCAAGTCAAAGAAACCCTAGGCATGGAAAACCCTTGGCGCTACCGGAATAAATCCCAAGTTCCTGTTGGGTTTGTCAATGGGAAATTAACGGCGGGATTTTATCAAAAAAGAAGCCATGAAATTATTGATATGACCACATGTTTAATTCATAATGAACAAGGCGATTATGCTGTGCAGAAGGCTCGAGAGATTCTCGCTAAATATGGTACGGAACCATATAACGAAAAAACAGGAAAAGGGGACATTCGGCATATTATGACACGAGTTGCTCATACAACTGGCCAATTAATGCTAGTACTCGTGACAAATAAAGATAAAATCCCTTTTAAAGAGGATATTATTCGTGATTTAACAGAACAATTAGCGCTGACATCCATTGTCCAAAATATTAATCCGCAGAAAACCAACGTGATTTTTGGCAATCGTACGAAAACGCTTTGGGGAAAAGACATCATTGAAGACTCCATACACGGCATACGATTTGCCATTTCTGCCCGCTCTTTTTATCAAGTGAATCCACTACAAACAGAAGTTTTATACCAACAGGCTTTAGAAGCAGCAGAATTGACTGGTGAAGAAACGGTGATTGATGCGTATTGTGGTATTGGTTCTATCTCTCTTTGCCTCGCGAAAAAAGCAAAACATGTTTATGGGGTTGAAATTGTTGATCAAGCGATTCAAGATGCAAGAGCGAACGCAGCATTGAATGAGTTGAATAATACTACTTTTGAAACTGGAAAAGCTGAAGAAGTCATTCCAGCGTGGTATAAAGCTGGAATCATAGCAGATGTTCTCGTTGTAGATCCACCTCGAAAAGGCTGTGATGAAAAACTCTTACAAACTATTCTAGCAATGAAGCCGAAGAAAGTGGTTTATGTCTCGTGTAACCCGGGGACGTTAGCTCGCGATATGCAAATTTTGACAGAAGGTGGCTATGAAGCAAAACAAGTTCAGCCGGTAGACATGTTCCCAATGACAACACATATCGAAGCTGTAACAGTATTAAACGTAAAATAA
- the virR gene encoding two-component system response regulator VirR: MVKVYIVEDDEVIRDTIRKHLNKWGFEIGVVNDFNNILQEFLAFEPQLVILDVNLPFFDGFYWCNQIREVSNVPIIFLSSRNSRMDQIMGMNMGADYYIEKPVDLDVLMARINALLRRTYSYADLEEANVMEHNNVFLHIDTNTLTHLEDKIELTKNEFLILYELMKQKGSIVSRDEIMRALWEDESFVDDNTLTVNVVRIRKKLAEIGLEEFIKTKKGQGYMIE, translated from the coding sequence ATGGTAAAGGTATATATAGTGGAAGATGATGAGGTAATTCGCGACACAATTCGTAAACATTTAAACAAATGGGGATTTGAAATAGGCGTAGTAAATGATTTTAATAATATTTTGCAAGAATTTTTAGCTTTTGAACCCCAATTGGTTATTTTGGATGTGAATTTGCCTTTCTTTGACGGATTTTATTGGTGTAATCAAATCCGGGAAGTTTCTAATGTACCGATTATCTTTTTATCTTCCCGTAATTCACGAATGGATCAAATTATGGGAATGAATATGGGAGCAGATTATTACATTGAGAAACCAGTTGATTTAGATGTTTTAATGGCTCGGATTAATGCACTACTCAGACGGACATACTCCTATGCAGATTTAGAAGAAGCGAACGTAATGGAACATAACAATGTCTTTCTGCATATTGACACAAACACTCTAACGCATTTAGAAGATAAAATTGAATTAACTAAAAATGAATTTCTGATTTTATATGAGCTCATGAAGCAAAAAGGTAGTATTGTAAGCCGAGATGAGATTATGCGTGCACTATGGGAAGACGAAAGTTTTGTTGATGATAATACGCTTACAGTTAATGTCGTTCGAATTCGTAAAAAACTAGCGGAAATCGGACTAGAAGAATTTATTAAAACGAAAAAAGGGCAAGGCTATATGATTGAGTGA